The genomic region ACCAGTGGGGTCGAGAGCCAGTTGTCGGCCTCGAGGAACTCGATGCGGACCTCGTCGTCGGGCGACCGGCGGGCAAGCTCTCGACCGACCTTCTCCAGATCGTCCCACGGGACGGTCCCACGAACCCAGTTCCGCAACGGCACGTCGGAAGCAAACGCGATGGGCGGTAAAAACAGTTCGGCCGGGGGATTGGAGTGTCGGTTAGCGACCGCTCAGTGCTTCTTGCCCTTCGAACCCTTGCCGGGCTTGTTGCCCTGCGGGCCGTTCGGTCCCTTGCCGGGTTCGTCCGCGTTCTCGCCCCACGTCTCGGGGGTGACGGCGTCGGTCACGTCGACCGCCGGGTTGAACGACCCCGTGACCGGGAGGGTCGGGTCGTCGTTCACGTTCGCGCTGGCGTCGGTGACGGCATCGCCGGAGAGCCGGAGCTTGGAGCCGAGGGCGGCGGCCAACGTGTTCAGGTTCTCGCGTGCGTCCGCGGGTGCGGCCGCGTCGCCCAGCAGGACGACCGCGCCGCCGCGGGCCCGGAAGCGGGCGAGCGAGTCGAGTTCGGCGTCCGAGAGTGCCGCGGTCGGGGTGGTGACGAGCAGCGCCCGGGCCTCTGCGAGGCGGTCCGAGGTCAGGTCGTTCACCTGCTCGAAGCCGATGCCGACGCCTTCGAGGAAGCGCTGGTAGTACGCCGCGTCCTCGCTGGAGAGCGCGTAGTCGGCGGCGAACTGGCCGTGGCCGCCGTCGATGAGCACGTCACCGTCGCGCGCCGAGAGGGAGTCGAGCAGGTTCGTCAGGAAGACGAAGTTCTCGTAGTTCGCCGTGGAGACCGCGAAGTCCTCCTCGGGCTCGTATGACTCGTCGACGAGCAAGCCGCCGACCATCGCGACGCGCTTGCCGCGGTCGACGGCCGCAAGCGGTGCGCCCGGCGTGGAGGCGGAGTCGCCCGCGAAGGCTGCGACGTGGCCGCGACCGAGCGTCCCGCGGGAGACGGTGACGCGGGTCGCGTTCGGCACGAAGATGGACTCGACGCTGCGGTTGCGGATGGCGGGCGAGTTCTCGGGGTCGCTCTGGGCCCAGAGGCCGCGGTCCGAGTCGCGGGCGTCGGCCTCGGCGCTCCAGAAGGACTCGTGGCGGGAGAGGCCCGAGCCGTAGACGCGGGCGTAGCCCTCCGAGATGAGCCGGCGGTTGAACAGCGCGTCGCGCGAGCCGGAGCCGTCGGCGTCGTAGCCGATGTAGCCGAGCAGGCGACCGAATGGGTCTGTGACGCCCTCGTTCGGGTCGAACCAGAGGTCGACCGTCTGGCCGGCGAGCTGCGAGCGGGCGAAGTCGGTCGCCTCGTCGGCCCAGTACGCGAGGTACGGGTAGGTGTTCTCGTCGCCGGCACCCGGGCGGTCGGTGAAGTACGGCAGCGACTCGTCGAAGTTGACCGTGGTCGGGCGGAACGGCGCGCCGGAGTTGGACTCGTAGTCCATCACCTGCGAGTCGTCGAACCCGAAGCCGAGGTCGAGCCCGGCCGCGAGCTCGTTCAGGGCGTCGGTCGCGTCGAAGTCGTTGTAGTCGGACTGGTCGTGGAGGAACACCGCGCCGCCCTCACTGACGAACGAAGCGAGCGCGTCGATCTCGGACTGGTCGAAGCCGTAGCCCGGGCTGGTGACGACGACGGCGTCCGCGTCGTCGAGGTCCGCGGTGAGGTCGTCGGTCGCGCGCACGTCGTAGCCGTACTCCTCGGCGTAGTCGCTGAAGCCATCGAACTGGGAGAGCCCGTAGTACTGGCCGTGGGACTCGTCCCAGAGGACGGTCCCGCCGCCGACGAGGTCGTCCCACACGTTCAGGAGGAACTCCTCGTTGCCGTACTCGAAGGGGGTCCCGTCGTTGACGAGCATCGCGCCGAAGCCGGCGACGCGGCCGTCGACCGCCGCGAGCGGAATCGGGTCGTCGCCGTAGGTCGTCGCGTCGCCGTTGCCGTCAGCGTCGCTGACGAAGGCGGAGTCCTCGGCCCACACCGCGACGAGGTCCTCGTCGGTGAGTTTGGTCCCGTCACCAGCGAGCAGGGCGCTGGTGGAGCCGAACTGGAGCGACGGGAGCGGTGCGGACTCGGAGCCGTCACCGAGGCCCTCCCACTCCTCGGGACGCTCGAACTCGGCGTTGAAGCCCTTCTCGGGCGTGTCGACGCCGAGCACGCGGATGGATTCGACGGTGCCGCCGGGGAAGCGCACGTCGACGGTGTCGCCGTCGGTGACGCTCACGACCTCGACTTCGTAGGTCTGGCCCACCCCGAGGTCCGGGCCGCTGGCACCGATGCCGGCGCGGTTCTCGAAGAAGTCGAACGCGTCGTTGAACGCGGTCGTCGTCGGGACGTAGTCGACGCCCGTGTTGTTGGTCGAGTCGAACACCTGGTCGTCGTTGAAGCGGAACGCGAGGTCCAGAGACTCGGCGACGGCGTTCAGGTTGTCCGTCTGGTCGTAGTTCGAGAAGTCGGACTGGTCGTGGAGCAGGAGTGCGCCGCCGTTCGCCACGAAGTCGACGAGGGCGCTCTTCTCGGCGTCGGAGAAGGCGTCGGCGGGCGTGGTGACGACGAGCGCGTCGGCGCTGCCCAGGTCGGCCGTGAGGTCGCCGGTCGCCTGCACGTCGTAGCCGTTGGCCTCGGCGTAGGACTCGAACGTCTGGAAGGAGTCGAGGTCGTAGAACTGCCCGTGGGACTCGTCCCAGAGGACGGTCCCGCCGCCGACGAGGTCGTCCCACACGTTGAGGACGAACTCGTCGTTGCCGGTCGTGAAGTCCGCGTCGTCGGGGACGAGCATCGTCCCGAAGCCGGCGACCGCACCGGCGTTCGACTCGTCGACCGCCACGAGCGGGATGCGACCCGAGTACTCGACGGCGTCGTCGTCGTCATCGGCGTCGCCGTTCGTCGCGGTGTCTGCTGCCCACACCGCCACGAGCGAGTCGTCCGAAAGGGTGGAGCCGTCGGCCGCGAGGAGACTGCTCGTCGAATCGAACGCGAGCGCGGGGATGGTGTCGGCGGCTGCTGTCAGTCCTGTCAGTCCAGTGCCGATCGCAGCACTGGTGGCGAGCCCGGAGAGGAATGTACGTCGTTGCACAGGGATGAAACCGAAGCACCGATTCATAAAATTTCTGCTTTACTAATCTAAAAACATACGTGTTCTCCTGAGTGATATTGTGGGAACCATCGACACGGGGGACGGGACTGGCGGCACAATCCGCCGATGGTTGTGCCCTCGGCTGCATGCATATCGAGGCACGGGAGCGAGCGGCGCACAGAAGGCTTTATTTCGCGGGCTGGCAAGTTTTGCACATGGACTTCACGCTGCCCGACGAGCACCGGATGATTCAGGAGGAGGTTCGTCGCTTCTGTGACGAGGAGATCGAACCCATCGCACAGGAGATAGAGAACGAACACCGGTTCCCCCAGGAGATATTCGACCAGCTCGGTCAGCTCGACGTGATGGGCGTGCCCATCTCCGAGGAGTACGGCGGCCTCGGCGGGGACACACTCATGTACGCGGTCGTCGCGGAGGAACTCGGTCGCGTCTCCGGTTCCGTCGCTCTCTCGTACGTCGCCCACACCTCCCTCGCCTCGAAGCCCCTCGAACTGTTCGGGACCGACGAGCAGAAAGAGCGCTGGCTCACCCCGCTCGCCTCCGGCGAATACATGGGTGCGTGGGCACTCACCGAACCGGGCAGCGGGTCGGACGCCTCCGACATGGACACCACCGCCGTCAAGGAGGGCGACGAGTGGGTCATCAACGGCACCAAGCAGTTCATCACGAACGCCTCCGAAGCGGGGAGCGTCCTCGTCAAGGCCGTCACCGACCCCGGCGCGGGCTACGACGGCATCTCGACGTTCATCGTCGACCCCGAGGAGGACGACGGCTTCGAGGTCACGACCATCTGGGACAAGATGGGCCTGAACGCCTCACCCACCTGCGAGATCAAATTCGACGACGTGCGCGTCCCCGAGGACCGCCTGCTCGGCGAGGAGGGTGAAGGCTGGAAGCAGACGATGAAGACGCTCGACGGCGGCCGCATCTCCATCGCCGCCATCTCGACCGGCCTCGCACAGGGCGCGTACGAGGCTGCAAAGGAGTACTCCAAAGAGCGCGAGCAGTTCGGCCAGCCCATCTCGAAGTTCGACGCCATCCGCGACAAGGTCGTCGACATGGAGCGCAAGGTCGAACGCGCCCGCCTGCTCACCCACAAGTCCGCCTGGCAGTACGACCAGGGGAAGAACGTCACCAAGTCCTCCGCGCTGGCCAAGCTCGACGCCTCAGAGGCGGCCCGCAAGGTCGCAGAGGACGCCGTGCAGGTGCTCGGCGGCTACGGCTACACCGAGGACTTCTCCCCGCAGCGGTTCTACCGCGACGCGAAGCTGATGGAGATCGGCGAGGGGACCAGCGAGATTCAGCACCTCGTCATCGGGCGCGAACTCGGGCTGTAACGGCGCGAAAGAACTCGTTTTCAGGTCACGGCGTCTCAGAACCCGCGGTGCTCGTCGTCGTCGTCTTTCAGCTTGTCCATCGCGCGCTCGAAGTTCGCCCGTGTCGCGACGAACATCAGTGCGAGAAAGAGGATACCGATGACGGAGCCGAGCGTCTGGTAGCCGTTGACGTTCAGGTACGGGAACACGATGAGGCCGTAGGCGAACAGTGCCACGAGGAACAGCCGGTTGTGTTCCTTGAGGAGGTCGACCAGTCGCCGGTAGAGTCCCGGGTCCGAGCCACGCATGCTTTCGCGTGAGTTAGGCGCGAAGCAAGGTCAATCCTCCGGACGACCCGGACCGACTGCCGTGGCTAGGCGGTGGAAAACGGGGAAGAATTCGATGTCGGGTCGTCGGCTCAGGGCCAGTTGCCAGCGTCCGTGTAGGCGTCGACGACGCGCTGGATGGCGTTGACGTAACACGCCGTCCGGAGGTTCGGCGTGTCGAAGGACTCGTAGGCCTCGGTCATGCGGTCGAAGGCGTCGACGATGATGGTCTCCAGCTCGTCGTTGACGCGCTCTTCGGACCAGTGGAACCGCTGGCGGTTCTGGACCCATTCGAAGTACGAGACGGTGACACCGCCCGCGTTCGCGAGGATGTCCGGGACGACGTAGACGTCACGCTCGGTGAGCACGTCGTCGGCGTCGGGCGTGAGCGGCCCGTTCGCGGCCTCGACGATGATGTCGGCCTGGACCTTCTTCGCGAGGTCGCCGTCGATGGCGTTCTCGAGTGCAGCAGGGACCAGCAGGTCGACGTCCATCGTCAGCAGGTCCTCGTTAGTGAACTCCTCGGTGGCA from Haloarchaeobius sp. HME9146 harbors:
- a CDS encoding DUF4350 domain-containing protein, which translates into the protein MQRRTFLSGLATSAAIGTGLTGLTAAADTIPALAFDSTSSLLAADGSTLSDDSLVAVWAADTATNGDADDDDDAVEYSGRIPLVAVDESNAGAVAGFGTMLVPDDADFTTGNDEFVLNVWDDLVGGGTVLWDESHGQFYDLDSFQTFESYAEANGYDVQATGDLTADLGSADALVVTTPADAFSDAEKSALVDFVANGGALLLHDQSDFSNYDQTDNLNAVAESLDLAFRFNDDQVFDSTNNTGVDYVPTTTAFNDAFDFFENRAGIGASGPDLGVGQTYEVEVVSVTDGDTVDVRFPGGTVESIRVLGVDTPEKGFNAEFERPEEWEGLGDGSESAPLPSLQFGSTSALLAGDGTKLTDEDLVAVWAEDSAFVSDADGNGDATTYGDDPIPLAAVDGRVAGFGAMLVNDGTPFEYGNEEFLLNVWDDLVGGGTVLWDESHGQYYGLSQFDGFSDYAEEYGYDVRATDDLTADLDDADAVVVTSPGYGFDQSEIDALASFVSEGGAVFLHDQSDYNDFDATDALNELAAGLDLGFGFDDSQVMDYESNSGAPFRPTTVNFDESLPYFTDRPGAGDENTYPYLAYWADEATDFARSQLAGQTVDLWFDPNEGVTDPFGRLLGYIGYDADGSGSRDALFNRRLISEGYARVYGSGLSRHESFWSAEADARDSDRGLWAQSDPENSPAIRNRSVESIFVPNATRVTVSRGTLGRGHVAAFAGDSASTPGAPLAAVDRGKRVAMVGGLLVDESYEPEEDFAVSTANYENFVFLTNLLDSLSARDGDVLIDGGHGQFAADYALSSEDAAYYQRFLEGVGIGFEQVNDLTSDRLAEARALLVTTPTAALSDAELDSLARFRARGGAVVLLGDAAAPADARENLNTLAAALGSKLRLSGDAVTDASANVNDDPTLPVTGSFNPAVDVTDAVTPETWGENADEPGKGPNGPQGNKPGKGSKGKKH
- a CDS encoding acyl-CoA dehydrogenase family protein produces the protein MDFTLPDEHRMIQEEVRRFCDEEIEPIAQEIENEHRFPQEIFDQLGQLDVMGVPISEEYGGLGGDTLMYAVVAEELGRVSGSVALSYVAHTSLASKPLELFGTDEQKERWLTPLASGEYMGAWALTEPGSGSDASDMDTTAVKEGDEWVINGTKQFITNASEAGSVLVKAVTDPGAGYDGISTFIVDPEEDDGFEVTTIWDKMGLNASPTCEIKFDDVRVPEDRLLGEEGEGWKQTMKTLDGGRISIAAISTGLAQGAYEAAKEYSKEREQFGQPISKFDAIRDKVVDMERKVERARLLTHKSAWQYDQGKNVTKSSALAKLDASEAARKVAEDAVQVLGGYGYTEDFSPQRFYRDAKLMEIGEGTSEIQHLVIGRELGL